The genomic stretch CGCCACTCTGTTTCTCCCCTTTTTTAGGACCTGCATTCAAGCACGCGCAGCCGGCTGATTACGAACTTCGCCTTCTGCCCGCGTTTCGCGCCGCCTGCTTCTGCGCTGGACGACGGTTGAATATTTCAGCCCGGACTTCCTTCACAGCGTCACTCAGGCAAATCCCCAGCAACGGCTGGCGCGAGTTCTTGAGAATGTCGATTACCTGGCGCTCTGAGTTTTCCAGGTAAATGCGTTTTCCATCGGTCAAGAGGTGATACTCCGATCCGTTGCTCACCGCTTCCGCCAGCCGCCTGCCGAATTCCTTTTGCAGGAATTTCATGATGCGGCGGACGCGCTGCAGCGGAAAACCCTTGCGGCGGAGAGCGCAAATCACCGCGATCTCCGTGAGGTCATCGAACGAGTACAGCCGGATGCGGCCTTTGCGCTGCGGCTGCACAATGCCTCGCTCATCCCACCACTGAAGCTGCCGCGGCGTGATGCCCGTAAGTTTCACCACTTGCGCCGATGTAAAACGCTGGTCCATTGCGTATAGGAAATGTTTAAAACATTTCTTCCTATAAATGTTTGATTCATTTTAGGAGCAGTATCTAGAAAGTCAACAGGAAAGTCCAAGGCAGAGCTGCTCAAGACAAATAGAGGGCGGTGAGGAAGAGTACGAAGCGGTAGAAGTCCAAAACGTAGTGGAATGAAACAACGAGAACGAGCGCCTTAGCGAATGACCAGAAGACCGATTCGCGATATGCAGCGCGCAGGGCAAGAGAACTGTAGATAAGCAATACCAGGAGCGCGACAGGAAAAATAAGCATGTCCCAGTTCACGGAAGGAAGATGGACGCCGCGCTTCAGGACGAATCGCAAGACCAGCGTTACGCCAGGGTAGAGCGCGACGAAAATCGCCATTAGCCAGAACGCCGTGAAATGCAGGCTGAAAACCAGATGCTGGCCGAAAAATTGTTTCTTGCGCCATTGCAGAAGGGCCAGAAGCATGGCATAGAGCAGGACCATAACGACCACGAGGGAGCGGGCCTGTACGTCAACAACGTGGTTAAAAGACTGAGAGAACTGGGTGAGAGTGATGCCTTTGGCGGCCAATCTCTGCGCCACCAATCGCGACGCGAGATTGCTGTATGACATCCCGTGCATCTGAATGTCGAGCGTGGTGCGCAGGCCGGACCATCCGATGTAGGGCTGCACGAAAAAATAAATCAGGTTCGAGACAAAGAACAGTTGAAAAGGATGCAGGTAAGGCTTGCGGCAGCCGCGTAGATACTCAGCGGTGAGGAATCCTGGCCTGGTGAAAAGTAGTCTGAAGCTGCGGAATATCTTCGAGTCAAAATGAAAGAACTCGCCCAGAGCGTGGGTAAAAAAATGTCCGATGGACAAATCATTGGTGCTAAACCTTTTCTCGCCACAGGCGGAGCAGAACCTGCCGGAAACGAATTTCCCGCATGCAGGACACTGCCATTGGTTTTCGGCGGGCGGCTCTGACGAGTCGTGTTCCTTTGATTGTACGGATTCAGCGGGACTGACCGTTCCGCCCCCAACAAAGTGAACGACTTCCAGTTTGTCTCCATTCTTGAGCGCAGTCGCGTCCCACTGTGTCCGTGGCACGATCTCCATGTTTAACTCCACGGCCACGCGGTCGGGTTTCATGCCGAGGTGTACCACCAGCGCAGCGACGGTCAGGCCGTCAGGAAAGTCGCGTTGTTCGCCATTGATGTGGAGAAGCATAGGGAGTACTTAGCAATTAGCAACTGGCAATTAGCCAAACCTTTTTACCGCAGAGGACGCGAAGAACGCAACGATACGAAGATTCCGAATCACATCCTCTCTGGATCTCCACGTTTGGACGGTTGGTTCTTTAAGGTTGAGCGCTGACTGCGAATAGCCGAGTTTCCGGCTAACTGCTATTTGCCAGTTGCCAATTGCTTTGTCAATATCCTCTTCCCTTGTCCACTTCGTTCAGCAATGGCTGGCCCGCCAGAAAGCGTTTCATGTTGTCCACGATCAAGCGGTAGTGGCGCTCCCACAGGCGTTCAGTGACCGCTGCTGTGTGCGGCGTGATCAAAATATTGTCAAGCGACCAGAAAGGCGAGCTCGCCGGCAATGGCTCTTCATTGAAGACATCGAGCGCAGCCCCGGCGATGCGACGTTTCTGCAAGGCGTCGAGCAAAGCGGGTTCATCGATCAGCGGACCGCGAGCGACATTGATCAGGTAGGCGTCGGGCTTCATTTTGCTGAGGCGTGCGGCGTTCATAAGTCCCATGGTGGATGGGGTGACCGGCGTGCAGAGCAGGACGTAGTCGGCCTGGGGCAAAACCTCGTCGATCTGCGCAGAACCGTAGACGGCATTCGCGCCGTCAAGGCCTTTGGCAGGATTTTCCCGGATGGCCACGATTTTCAGGCCCAGCGCTTTGGCTCGCACAGCAAACTCGCGTCCAATGCTGCCCATGCCGACGATGAGCACCGTAGAGCCGGCCACCTCTCGCGGGCGGGGTTTGTCATGCCAGAGCTGATCTTGCGACCACGCATGCTTTGCCTGATATTGCATCGCCTGAGGCAGCCGCTTGGCCAACGCCAGCAGAACGGCAATAGCGTGCTCGGCGACTACGGGGCCATGGATTCCAGTTGAGTTGGTGACAACCACGTTGCTTCGAACCATTTCTGGATACATGAGTTGGTGCACCGCTGCCGCAGGAGAATGTATCCAACGAAGTTTTTTGGCGTCGGCGAATTGCTCAGGCCGCAATGACCAGCCGATGAAGACATCAGTGTCGCCAATTTCCTGCGGCACACGGTCATAGTTCTGGAGCTGGACGACTGTATGGCCCGGAAAATCCTGCTGGAGGCGTTCGCGTATCCATGAGGGCGCATGCCAGAGTTCAAAGGAGTGGTAGTGGACGATTAATATTTTCATGGTGAGCAAATAGCAATTAGCCGGATGCTTGATTTTGCAGGGGCTAAAGCCCAATCTTTTTTAGGCTGCTGACGGCACGAGTAAACTCGTGCCCTGACACTTGTCTTCCTTTAGGACACATCTGTTTCTTAAGCATGCTTTACTACCCGCAGGTCTTTCCCGGTCATTTCTTTTGGTTGATCAAAGCCCAGCATGCCGAGCACCGTGGGAGAAATATCCTGCAATGAACCTTCCGATCGCAGCGCCAGTTTTTTTGCATCTTCACTGACCACGATGAACGGCACGGGATTCGTGGTATGCGCGGTATGCGGCCCGCCGGTTGCCGGGTCAATCATCTGCTCGGCGTTGCCGTGGTCGGCCGTAATGAGCATGGCGCCACCGCGCGCGCGGACAGCCTTATAAATTTCTCCCAGGCAGTGATCGACCGTTTCAACGGCCTGCACCGTTGGCGGAATTTTACCGGAGTGGCCGACCATGTCGGCATTGGCGAAGTTGACGATCACTACATCAAAGGCAGAATCGTTAGCAGCCTTGATCACGGCATCGGCAATTCCCTGGGCAGACATTTCCGGTTTGAGATCATAGGTTGCGACTTTCTGCGAAGGAACCAGAACGCGGTCTTCACCGGGGAAAGGCTTTTCCACTCCGCCATTGAAGAAGTAGGTCACGTGGGCGTACTTTTCGGTTTCGGCCACGCGCAGGTTGCGCAGGTTGTGTTCGGCCATCACGTTGGCCAGGATATTTTT from Terriglobia bacterium encodes the following:
- the thiS gene encoding sulfur carrier protein ThiS, with amino-acid sequence MLLHINGEQRDFPDGLTVAALVVHLGMKPDRVAVELNMEIVPRTQWDATALKNGDKLEVVHFVGGGTVSPAESVQSKEHDSSEPPAENQWQCPACGKFVSGRFCSACGEKRFSTNDLSIGHFFTHALGEFFHFDSKIFRSFRLLFTRPGFLTAEYLRGCRKPYLHPFQLFFVSNLIYFFVQPYIGWSGLRTTLDIQMHGMSYSNLASRLVAQRLAAKGITLTQFSQSFNHVVDVQARSLVVVMVLLYAMLLALLQWRKKQFFGQHLVFSLHFTAFWLMAIFVALYPGVTLVLRFVLKRGVHLPSVNWDMLIFPVALLVLLIYSSLALRAAYRESVFWSFAKALVLVVSFHYVLDFYRFVLFLTALYLS
- a CDS encoding D-2-hydroxyacid dehydrogenase, yielding MKILIVHYHSFELWHAPSWIRERLQQDFPGHTVVQLQNYDRVPQEIGDTDVFIGWSLRPEQFADAKKLRWIHSPAAAVHQLMYPEMVRSNVVVTNSTGIHGPVVAEHAIAVLLALAKRLPQAMQYQAKHAWSQDQLWHDKPRPREVAGSTVLIVGMGSIGREFAVRAKALGLKIVAIRENPAKGLDGANAVYGSAQIDEVLPQADYVLLCTPVTPSTMGLMNAARLSKMKPDAYLINVARGPLIDEPALLDALQKRRIAGAALDVFNEEPLPASSPFWSLDNILITPHTAAVTERLWERHYRLIVDNMKRFLAGQPLLNEVDKGRGY
- a CDS encoding MerR family transcriptional regulator, whose protein sequence is MDQRFTSAQVVKLTGITPRQLQWWDERGIVQPQRKGRIRLYSFDDLTEIAVICALRRKGFPLQRVRRIMKFLQKEFGRRLAEAVSNGSEYHLLTDGKRIYLENSERQVIDILKNSRQPLLGICLSDAVKEVRAEIFNRRPAQKQAARNAGRRRSS